From Solanum lycopersicum chromosome 8, SLM_r2.1, the proteins below share one genomic window:
- the LOC138338054 gene encoding uncharacterized protein yields the protein MGDNNEQISLTDVVVAQPTVAEQNELIAQLMQQIADMRVEMQRRQDTPPPGFGPNFLDARPPTYFPSSSSNPTQQRPSTPVHNPSGVDMTTQNPQYASVSYQTPSPLPNNPPQMPPHPQNTQAAPLPQNQTQNPTTFNSQTPHPHLNQNTNPQNYPQNYQTAQNVPSPSIAAPLPKRTTFQVPVPTEHEVHGSELDHYEEQEREWRAREEAKIDIKEEIKRAMRELQCTPDVAGLSYAELCIHPDLNLPEGFKIPKFDTFGGVGNPMAHLRAYCD from the coding sequence ATGGGCGACAACAATGAACAAATTAGCCTCACAGATGTCGTGGTGGCTCAGCCAACTGTGGCAGAGCAGAATGAGCTTATTGCGCAGTTGATGCAGCAAATAGCTGACATGAGGGTGGAGATGCAACGGAGGCAAGACACCCCTCCGCCCGGATTCGGCCCCAACTTTCTCGACGCAAGACCCCCTACATACTTCCCCTCGTCCAGCTCGAATCCTACTCAGCAACGTCCATCGACACCCGTGCACAACCCGTCTGGGGTAGACATGACAACCCAAAACCCCCAATACGCGTCGGTCTCCTATCAAACTCCCTCACCACTTCCAAACAATCCTCCGCAAATGCCACCACATCCCCAAAATACTCAAGCAGCCCCACTACCCCAAAATCAAACCCAAAATCCCACCACCTTCAATTCCCAAACACCACACCCCCACTTAAACCAAAATACCAATCCCCAAAATTATCCGCAAAACTATCAAACCGCACAGAATGTCCCAAGCCCTTCCATAGCCGCACCCCTCCCCAAAAGAACTACTTTCCAAGTCCCTGTCCCGACCGAGCATGAGGTGCACGGCTCCGAGTTGGACCATTATGAGGAGCAAGAAAGAGAGTGGAGAGCGAGGGAAGAAGCGAAGATAGACATAAAGGAGGAGATCAAGAGGGCGATGAGAGAATTGCAATGTACTCCAGACGTCGCTGGGTTAAGCTACGCAGAACTATGCATCCACCCAGACTTGAACCTACCTGAAGGGTTCAAGATCCCGAAGTTTGATACCTTCGGAGGGGTGGGCAACCCCATGGCACACCTGAGAGCATACTGTGATTAA
- the LOC104648914 gene encoding uncharacterized protein: MRLFSRSLCGEALKWFTSHETRQWPSWSALAKDFIDRFAYNVEIVPDRYSLEKMKQKPTESYREFAYRWRKEAARVRPPMTEKEIVEVFVRVQEPEYYDRIILLIGAKFAEIVKVGETIEDGLKSGKIARVSASPESSEQVRKKREEVNAISHGGRKIPKNLPRPQGRSNPPSKPHRAYHPHSSHSGHYNAAPHYPDAHIVSYQNPPPIPQNFPSTYPNYPQAYQVPPHYQNVAPSCANVQPSYRAPSPAYQIQTPAYQNPHPNYRAPMPNYQTNPHPRAQAPRPNARSYQQVPPPQQGGYDPPPPGLRRSPPEASPFYRPEQRCAYHSNSVGHDTEDCINLKHKIQDLIDQEVVSLQPAAPNVNTNPLPNHGGGNINMIETDEDEREAKRITHVVQEDLERAVASLSVREKGEFVILTPAKAVALVPAKTLAKPKFVIETAVAQGMTRSGRCYTPDELALGGQKKDHAKRPISEAEAEEFWRRMQPKDYSIIKHLEKTPAQISVCALLMSSWSHRQALMKALDDTYVPSGTSSDNVAAMIHRVIQGHRISFCDDELSAEGRAHNKALHITVICHGKVINRVLVDDGSGLNICPLSTLKQLRFDLRKLEQNQVNVRAFDGVQRDTLGAVNLTIQMGPAEFEAKFQVLDIDTSYNLLLGRPFIHAAGAVPSTLHQMIKLVWKNEELVIHGEKGQSGRQVPVSDETPQGSDFYTVELINSTPMTAVYKMIATVMLQSGFEPGFGLGRNAQGIIEPVLVFATGSRYGLGYIPADDDMKMKRKRDQGLTKPIPHLYQSFPVRECAEPEDDGEGICDLFQEINAIIEEEAEPAGIRDAEPGEMLLNWTSTPILMSRTLCNVSYKPANVMLCHGLNEQNEENDDDVDDHDEENGEPDYVAEEFRHFENQHKPNLEETETVNLGDSEYAKEVKISIHLSDTQKESLVRLLAEYHDVFVWEVGDMQGLSTDVVSHKLPINPGFEPVKQKTRKFKPELSLKIKEEITKQIESRLVEVTQYPTWLANVVPVAKKDGKIRICVDYRDLNKSFVDCYAGYHQILMDEEDAEKTAFITPWGVYHYRVMPFGLKNAGATYMRAMTTIFHDMIHKEIEVYVDDVIIKSRESSDYLTHLRKFFERLRRYNLKLNPAKCAFGVPVGKLLGFIVSRRGIELDPSKIKAIQELPPPKTRKEVMSFLGRLNYISWFIAQSTVMCEPIFKLLKKAAPTKWTEECQTAFDAIKSYLSNPPVLVPP; the protein is encoded by the exons ATGAGGTTATTCAGTCGGAGCCTATGCGGTGAAGCCCTGAAGTGGTTCACGTCACATGAGACTCGACAGTGGCCCAGTTGGAGTGCACTGGCTAAGGATTTCATCGACAGATTCGCATATAACGTCGAGATAGTTCCTGATCGGTACTccttggagaagatgaagcaaaagCCCACAGAAAGCTATCGAGAATTCGCGTACAGGTGGAGGAAAGAGGCGGCAAGGGTGAGGCCTCCGATGACAGAAAAAGAGATTGTGGAGGTGTTCGTGCGGGTGCAGGAGCCCGAGTATTATGATAGGATCATCTTGTTAATCGGTGCCAAGTTCGCCGAAATAGTCAAAGTGGGTGAGACTATTGAAGATGGCCTGAAGTCGGGAAAGATAGCCCGAGTGTCTGCATCGCCTGAATCTTCCGAACAGGtaaggaagaaaagagaggagGTTAACGCTATCTCGCACGGGGGAAGAAAAATCCCCAAAAACTTACCACGTCCCCAAGGCCGCTCCAATCCTCCATCAAAGCCTCATCGAGCCTACCATCCACACTCAAGTCACTCCGGCCACTACAATGCTGCCCCCCATTATCCAGATGCCCATATTGTGTCGTATCAAAATCCACCCCCGATTCCCCAAAATTTTCCCTCCACATATCCAAACTACCCCCAAGCTTATCAAGTACCTCCCCATTACCAAAATGTTGCTCCTAGCTGCGCTAATGTACAGCCAAGCTATCGAGCACCATCTCCGGCATATCAAATACAAACCCCAGCATATCAAAACCCCCATCCGAATTATCGAGCCCCAATGCCAAACTACCAAACAAATCCCCATCCCAGAGCCCAAGCTCCACGACCAAATGCCCGCAGTTATCAACAAGTCCCTCCCCCACAGCAGGGCGGGTATGATCCCCCTCCCCCAGGTCTGAGAAGAAGCCCTCCAGAAGCTTCACC ATTCTACAGACCGGAGCAGAGATGTGCTTAccattccaacagtgttggacatgataCAGAAGATtgtatcaatctcaagcacAAGATCCAGGACTTGATTGACCAGGAAGTGGTCTCTCTTCAGCCCGCGGCGCCAAACGTCAACACGAATCCGTTGCCAAATCATGGGGGtggaaacatcaacatgatagaAACTGACGAAGATGAGCGTGAAGCCAAGAGAATTACTCATGTTGTTCAGGAAGACTTGGAGAGGGCTGTCGCTTCTTTGAGCGTCAGGGAAAAAGGAGAGTTTGTCATTCTGACACCTGCAAAggctgttgccttggtgcccGCAAAGACTCTCGCCAAGCCCAAGTTCGTTATAGAAACGGCCGTGGCGCAGGGCATGACTAGATCTGGAAGATGTTACACTCCTgatgagcttgctctcggaggacaAAAGAAAGATCATGCCAAGAGACCGATCAGCGAAGCAGAAGCTGAGGAGTTCTGGAGGAGAATGCAACCCAAAGACTACTCCATCATCAAGCACTTGGAGAAAACTCCAGCCCAAATTTCAGTGTGTGCCCTGCTGATGAGCTCCTGGTCCCACAGACAGGCTTTGATGAAAGCCCTGGATGACACATATGTGCCCTCGGGTACGAGCAGCGACAATGTAGCTGCTATGATTCACCGAGTCATTCAGGGACACCGTATCAGTTTCTGCGACGATGAACTGTCGGCCGAAGGGAGAGCCCACAACAAAGCTCTACACATCACCGTGATATGTCACGGAAAGGTCATCAACCGTGTTCTGGTAGACGACGGATCTGGTTTGAACATATGCCCCCTGTCCACATTGAAGCAGCTGAGGTTTGACCTCAGAAAGTTGGAGCAAAACCAGGTCAATGTGAGAGCATTCGACGGTGTGCAGAGAGACACGTTGGGAGCTGTGAAcctgaccatccaaatgggcccCGCAGAGTTCGAGGCAAAGTTCCAGGTGTTGGACATCGACACCAGCTAtaaccttcttttgggaaggccaTTCATCCACGCGGCTGGGGCCGTCCCCTCCACTCTCCACCAAATGATAAAACTGGTGTGGAAAAATGAAGAACTAGTGATTCATGGTGAAAAGGGTCAATCGGGAAGGCAAGTGCCGGTCTCGGACGAGACACCGCAAGGTTCGGACTTCTACACGGTAGAGTTGATAAATTCCACTCCTATGACGGCCGTGTACAAAATGATCGCCACGGTAATGCTGCAGAGCGGATTCGAACCAGGTTTCGGATTAGGAAGGAATGCGCAAGGGATCATCGAGCCAGTTCTGGTCTTTGCTACAGGATCAAggtatggtttggggtacatccccgcagatgatgatatgaagatgaagaggaaaAGGGATCAAGGGTTGACTAAGCCGATCCCGCATCTCTATCAATCCTTTCCAGTCCGGGAGTGTGCCGAGCCTGAAGACGATGGGGAAGGGATCTGTGACCTTTTCCAGGAGATCAATGCCATCATCGAGGAGGAGGCTGAGCCAGCTGGCATTCGTGACGCTGAACCAGGGGAGATGCTGCTGAATTGGACATCCACGCCAATCCTGATGTCCCGAACTCTGTG TAACGTAAGTTACAAACCTGCTAATGTCATGTTATGtcatgggttaaatgagcaaaACGAGGAAAATGACGACGACGTCGATGACCACGACGAGGAAAATGGGGAACCGGACTATGTGGCCGAAGAATTCCGACATTTCGAGAACCAACATAAACCGAACCTGGAGGAAACAGAGACGGTGAATTTGGGTGATTCAGAATATGccaaagaggttaagatcagcaTTCATTTGAGTGACACTCAGAAGGAGAGCCTGGTTCGCCTGCTTGCTGAATACCATGATGTGTTCGTTTGGGAAGTCGGTGACATGCAGGGGTTGAGTACTGATGTCGTGTCTCATAAGCTGCCTATCAATCCAGGGTTCGAACCGGTGAAGCAAAAGACTCGAAAGTTTAAGCCTGAATTGAGTCTGAAGATTAAAGAGGAAATCACCAAGCAGATAGAGTCCCGATTGGTAGAAGTGACACAATATCCCACCTGGTTGGCGAATGTCGTTCCGGTcgccaagaaagatggaaaaatcaggatttgtgttgattacagagatctcaacaag tcatttgtggattgctacgcgggttatcaccagattctgatggatgaagaagacgcgGAGAAAACGGCCTTCATCACACCTTGGGGGGTATATCACTACAGGGTGATGCCGTTTGGGCTCAAGAACGCCGGTGCTACTTACATGAGAGCCATGACGACCATCTTTCACGACATGattcacaaggaaattgaagtgtacGTGGACGACGTCATAATCAAATCCCGCGAGAGTTCGGATTATTTGACACACCTGAGGaaattctttgaacgtttgCGTCGGTACAACCTAAAGCTAAATCCCGCCAAATGTGCTTTTGGAGTCCCAGTTGGGAAGTTATTGgggtttatagtcagcagaagaggtattgagctcgacccttccaagatcaaagcaattcaagagttacctccgccgaaaacgagaaaagaggtgatgagtttcttagggaggttaaactatatcagcTGGTTTATAGCACAATCGACAGTGATGTGTGAGCCTATTTTTAAGTTGCTGAAGAAAGCCGCCCCGACTAAATGGACTGAGGAGTGCCAGACCGCTTTCGACGCTATCAAGAGCTATTTGTCTAACCCaccagtattggttcctccgtga
- the LOC112942066 gene encoding uncharacterized protein — translation MPTGKLAKWQMLLSEFDILYVTQKAIKAQALADHLAENPVDEEYEPLKTYFHDVEVSFVGEDISEPYPGWRLFFDGVANHQGKGVGAVLVSESGQHYPMAAKLRFNCTNNMAEYEACILGLKMAVDMNVYELLVIGDSDLLIHQVQGEWAAKNPKIVPYVQYVQNLCKRFRGIEFKHTPRIQNELADALATIASMIKHPDTDYIDPLDIDLREHPVHCSHVESEPDGLPWYFDIKRYLESGTYPEDATSNQKKSIRRMALNFFLNGEVLYRRTPDLGLLRCVDAAEAVRLIEQIHAGVCGTHMNGLTLARKVLRAGYFWMTMENDCCKFVQKCHKCQVHDDLIRVPPHELNAMSSPWPFVAWGMDVIASYKSVTKKVVADFVCNNLICQFGVPESIITDNGANLNSHLMKEICEQFKIIH, via the exons atgCCGACCGGGAAGTTAGCTAAATGGCAAATGTTGTTGAGTGAGTTCGATATCTTGTATgtgactcagaaggcaataaaggcacaagctttggctgatcatctcGCGGAAAACCCCGTTGACGAAGAATATGAACCACTTAAGACGTATTTTCACGATGTGGAggtgtcatttgtgggtgaagatatctCTGAACCttatccaggttggagattattctttgacGGAGTGGCGAATCACCAGGGTAAAGGTGTTGGAGCAGTCCTGGTAtcagaatctggtcagcactatcctatgGCGGCTAAACTACGATTCaactgcacaaacaacatggctgagtatgaagcttgcattctcggtttgaaaatggccgttgacatgaatgtttacgagttactggttatcggagattcagacctcttgattcatcaggttcaaggagaatgggctgCGAAGAACCCAAAAATTGTACCTTACGTACAGTACGTCCAAAATCTGTGCAAAAGGTTCCGCGGGATTGAGTTCAaacatactcccagaatacagaatgaaCTAGCTGATGCTCTCGCAACCATCGCTTCAATGATCAAACATCCAGATACTGATTACATCGACCCGTTGGATATAGACTTGAGggaacatccagtccattgttcacatgttgaatcagaaccagatggtttgccttggtatttcgACATAAAGAGGTACCTGGAGTCTGGGACATATCCAGAAGACGCCACATCTAATCAAAAGAAGTCGATACGtcgtatggctctcaatttctttctaaatGGAGAAGTCTTgtataggaggactccagatttgggtcttttAAGATGTGTAGATGCTGCTGAAGCTGTgaggcttattgaacagatacatgctggagtttgcGGTACACACATGAATGGGCTTACTTTAGCAAGAAAGGTTCTTCGAGCTggttatttctggatgactatggagaatgactgttgcaaattcgtgcaaaaatgccataaatgtcaagtgcacgacGATTTGATAcgggtgccacctcacgaacttaatgctatgagttcaccttggccatttgtagcttggggaatggatgtcatcg cctcttacaaatcagtaaccaagaaagtggtggccgaCTTTGTAtgcaacaatctgatatgccaatttggagttccagaatccatcatcactgataacggtgcaaatctcaatagtcatctgatgaaagagatatgtgaacaatttaagattattcacTGA
- the LOC138338055 gene encoding uncharacterized protein, with protein sequence MNGAVEAANKNIKKILRKMIDKQRGWHEMLSYALLGYRTTVRTSTGATPYLLVYGTEAVVPAEVEIPSLRIIQEAELSNAEWVSKRIDQLALIDQKRMVAVCHGQLYRQRMTRAFHKRVRARNFEVVLSGGALVLSEMDSAVWPKPINSDAVKRYYA encoded by the exons atgaacggagctgtagaggccgccaacaagaacatcaagaagattctgaggaaaatgattgacaagcagcggggttggcatgaaatgttgtCGTATGCTCTACTGGGTTATCGAACGACGGTCAGAACATCAACTGgggctactccatacttgctagtatacggaacagaagcagtcgtacctgctgaagtcgagataccgtcactgaggatcatccaagaagctgagctAAGTAATGCTGAGTGGGTTAGCAAACGGATTGATCAACTAGCTTTGATTGATCAGAAGAGGATGGTCGCTGTTTGCCATGGCCAGTTGTATAGACAAAGAATGACTCGtgcttttcacaaaagagtaagagccagaaattttgaagttg tactatctggaggtgctttagtCTTGTCAGAGATGGATAGCGCTGTATGGCCCAagcctatcaactcagatgctgtcaagagatattACGCGTGA